The following coding sequences lie in one Eschrichtius robustus isolate mEscRob2 chromosome 10, mEscRob2.pri, whole genome shotgun sequence genomic window:
- the PNMA2 gene encoding paraneoplastic antigen Ma2 — MALALLEEWCRIMSVDDQKSLLVMGIPVGCNEAEIQEVLQETLKSLGRYRVLGKIFRKQENANAVLVELLEDADISVIPSEVQGKGGIWKVIFKTPNQDTEFLERLNLFLEKEGQTVSGMFRALGHEGVSPVAVPCVSPELLAHLLGQAIAHAPQPLLPMRYRKLRVFSGSAVPAPEEEPFEIWLEQATEIVKEWPVAEAEKKRWLMESLRGPALDLMHILQADNPSVSVEECLEAFKQVFGSLESRRTSQVKYLKTYQEEGEKVSAYVLRLETLLRRAVEKRAIPRNIADQVRLEQVMAGASLSEILWCRLRELRDQGPPPSFLDLMKVIREEEEEEASFENENTEEPEDGDGYGHWDNEAND, encoded by the coding sequence ATGGCGCTGGCCCTGTTGGAGGAGTGGTGTAGGATCATGAGTGTGGATGATCAGAAATCACTGTTGGTCATGGGGATACCAGTGGGCTGCAATGAAGCCGAGATTCAGGAGGTCCTCCAGGAGACTTTAAAGTCTCTGGGCAGGTATAGAGTGCTTGGCAAAATATTCAGGAAGCAGGAGAATGCCAATGCTGTGTTGGTAGAGCTTCTGGAGGACGCCGACATCTCCGTGATCCCCAGCGAGGTTCAGGGAAAGGGGGGTATCTGGAAAGTGATCTTTAAGACCCCTAACCAGGACACTGAATTCCTTGAAAGACTGAACCTCTTTCTAGAGAAAGAGGGGCAGACGGTCTCGGGAATGTTCCGAGCACTTGGGCATGAGGGAGTGTCTCCAGTGGCCGTGCCCTGTGTCTCACCGGAGTTACTGGCCCATCTGCTGGGACAGGCAATAGCACACGCCCCTCAGCCTTTGCTCCCCATGAGGTACCGGAAACTGAGAGTGTTCTCAGGGAGCGCTGTGCCCGCCCCAGAGGAAGAGCCCTTTGAAATCTGGTTGGAACAGGCCACCGAGATAGTCAAAGAGTGGCCGGTAgcagaggcagaaaagaaaagatggtTGATGGAAAGCCTTCgtggccctgccctggacctcaTGCACATACTCCAGGCAGACAATCCGTCCGTAAGTGTGGAAGAGTGTTTGGAAGCATTTAAGCAAGTGTTTGGAAGCCTGGAGAGTCGTAGGACCTCCCAGGTGAAATACCTGAAGACCTatcaggaggaaggagagaaagtctCGGCGTACGTGTTACGGCTAGAAACCCTGCTGCGGAGAGCTGTGGAGAAGCGGGCCATCCCGAGGAACATCGCGGACCAGGTCCGCTTGGAGCAGGTCATGGCCGGGGCGAGCCTCAGTGAGATCCTCTGGTGTAGGCTTAGGGAGCTGAGAGACCAGGGGCCTCCTCCCAGCTTCCTGGACTTAATGAAGGTAATCCgcgaagaagaggaggaagaggcctCTTTTGAAAATGAGAATACTGAAGAGCCGGAAGATGGGGATGGCTATGGCCACTGGGATAACGAGGCCAATGACTAA